A section of the Triticum dicoccoides isolate Atlit2015 ecotype Zavitan chromosome 7A, WEW_v2.0, whole genome shotgun sequence genome encodes:
- the LOC119334395 gene encoding protein YIF1B-like → MAAMNIDLGGLAGRPTTSQADPFQSALYGAGPGLIRSGLGVYSEKFLGSSSDFMQSNITQYLSNPQYYFQVNNQYVRNKLKVVLFPFLHRGHWTRITEPVGGRLSYKPPVQDINAPDLYIPLMAFATYIVVAGYALGVLGRFTPEALTIQFTKGLLGWFMQVILIKALLYSLGSGESPLLDIVAYAGYGFAGTSLAMLVRIFWSYSYYFVLPWFCICTGVFLVKTMKRVLQGASRTYERHPSRNHYLLLFLAAAQFPMLFWLGNIKV, encoded by the exons ATGGCAGCAATGAACATTGATCTGGGAGGATTGGCAGGCAGGCCTACTACTTCACAGGCGGATCCTTTTCAAAGTGCTTTGTATGGAGCTGGACCTGGACTCATCCGAAGTGGACTAGGAGTGTACAGTGAGAAGTTTTTAGGTTCAAGCTCCGACTTTATGCAAAGCAAT ATCACCCAATATTTGTCCAATCCACAATATTACTTTCAAGTGAACAACCAGTATGTGAGGAACAAGCTGAAGGTTGTCTTGTTTCCTTTTCTGCATCGG GGACACTGGACTAGGATAACTGAGCCAGTGGGAGGAAGGCTGTCATACAAACCTCCAGTTCAAGACATCAATGCTCCAGATCTGTACATCCCTCTGATGGCTTTTGCCACCTACATTGTTGTTGCTGGATATGCCTTGGGTGTTCTTGGAAG GTTTACCCCGGAGGCACTGACTATACAGTTCACAAAAGGGTTACTCGGTTGGTTTATGCAAGTCATCCTCATTAAAGCACTACTTTACTCACTGGGAAGTGGTGAATCGCCGTTGCTTGACATTGTGGCATATGCCGGCTATGGGTTTGCCGGTACCTCACTTGCGATGCTTGTCCGCATCTTCTGGAGCTACTCATACTATTTTGTGCTGCCATGGTTCTGTATCTGCACTGGAGTGTTCCTGGTTAAGACGATGAAGAGGGTTCTGCAGGGTGCATCGAGGACTTATGAGAGACATCCTAGCAGGAACCACTACCTTCTCCTATTCCTCGCGGCCGCGCAATTCCCCATGCTTTTTTGGCTAGGCAACATCAAGGTCTGA
- the LOC119334394 gene encoding G-type lectin S-receptor-like serine/threonine-protein kinase LECRK3, whose product MKPLSFVLHLASFLALLLHQPHLLAAQRLTTGLTLSPPGYITSPSGEFAFGFRALDSDPSQFLLAVWFNFNFTQAPDPAQEKVVWYAKNLGSGSAVMATELSVFSIGPQLSLTDNTGSIIWTNPYPSLQAGSILALQDSGNLQLLATGGMPITWESFQHPTETLLPGQSLGSGKALLSRHSDTVFFPGRYSLQVQGDGNIVLYLTNLATGNLDSHNAYWSTNTYQPDNQVGNMTIFFYSSGHLYYQSNDSTVVDLIPPHPKSRFAYHQHASLDPDGIFRMYTRPKNAMGRRNLSWAVTGQFPTECCKINTSMQGLCGPNSYCVYGPNDRLDCECPSGYSYVDSQLRYMGCTQGFMSQSCDGKNRSAEFGVVKLPNTTWGNSPYEGYSHTTEDQCADSCLKDCLCAAAMYDDSYCAKMVSLAGFGRQGGDVAMKALIKVRTSNPFELVPPRRILPYVLLGCSGFVLLFAISSLMLHWYLRKQNANHDFVRAYTAKELYRATNGFCKLLGRGGFGEVYHGVLKSLHSPDIAVKKLISSNGYSEREFANEVQSIGQIHHRNLVRMVGYCKEQEQRMLVFEFMPGGSLRSFLFQPKRPMWSWRAKAALGIAKGLEYLHEECNYPIIHCDIKPDNILLDDKKNPKITDFGIAKLLSDQQMHTTVTNIRGTRGYIAPEWFQSDRRIDTKVDVYSFGVVLLEMICCRKCQEPVTGLDGDDSVTLFWCAGQLVCHGKIKVLLHNDDDTIEDLVRVERFMRVALWCIEQNPSLRPTMHQVVQMLEGVVEVDTLPAPKSSNCSSPLTSSVDGSTLLPGGANLEIE is encoded by the coding sequence ATGAAGCCActatcttttgttctccacctTGCTTCGTTCCTTGCGCTCTTGCTCCACCAGCCTCATCTGCTTGCAGCGCAGAGGCTCACAACCGGATTGACACTCAGCCCCCCTGGCTACATCACCTCCCCGTCAGGGGAATTTGCCTTCGGCTTCCGGGCCCTCGACTCTGACCCCAGCCAGTTCCTCCTTGCTGTCTggttcaacttcaacttcacccagGCACCCGACCCTGCACAGGAGAAGGTGGTGTGGTATGCCAAGAACCTGGGTTCAggctcggccgtaatggccacggaGTTGTCCGTGTTCAGCATCGGTCCCCAGCTCTCCCTCACTGACAACACCGGTAGCATAATATGGACGAACCCATACCCTAGCCTACAAGCCGGCTCAATTCTCGCGCTGCAAGACTCAGGCAACCTCCAGTTACTCGCCACCGGGGGAATGCCCATCACCTGGGAGAGCTTCCAGCACCCAACTGAGACACTCCTCCCAGGTCAATCGTTGGGCTCTGGAAAGGCTCTTCTGTCCAGGCACTCCGACACGGTCTTCTTCCCCGGCCGCTACAGCCTGCAGGTGCAAGGCGATGGTAACATCGTCTTGTACCTCACAAACCTTGCCACCGGCAACCTGGATTCGCACAACGCATATTGGAGCACTAACACCTACCAGCCGGACAACCAGGTCGGCAACATGACTATTTTTTTTTACTCATCGGGCCATCTGTACTATCAGAGCAATGACAGCACTGTGGTTGACCTGATACCCCCGCATCCAAAGTCTAGGTTTGCTTACCACCAGCACGCATCACTCGATCCAGATGGCATCTTCCGCATGTACACCCGGCCGAAGAACGCCATGGGAAGGAGAAACTTGTCGTGGGCAGTCACGGGACAGTTCCCAACCGAATGTTGCAAGATAAATACCTCTATGCAAGGTTTGTGTGGCCCCAACTCATACTGTGTGTATGGTCCTAACGACCGGCTCGATTGTGAGTGCCCAAGCGGCTACTCCTATGTCGATTCTCAGCTCAGGTACATGGGCTGCACACAGGGGTTCATGTCGCAGAGTTGTGACGGGAAGAACCGCTCCGCCGAGTTTGGGGTTGTCAAGCTCCCGAACACCACTTGGGGAAACTCGCCATATGAAGGATATTCGCACACCACAGAGGACCAGTGTGCAGACTCTTGCCtaaaggactgcctctgcgccgctgCTATGTATGATGACAGTTATTGTGCCAAGATGGTGTCATTGGCAGGATTTGGACGGCAAGGAGGAGACGTCGCCATGAAGGCATTGATAAAGGTACGGACGAGTAATCCCTTCGAGCTGGTGCCACCGAGAAGGATATTGCCTTATGTATTACTCGGTTGCTCGGGGTTCGTGTTGCTATTCGCAATAAGTAGTCTCATGTTACATTGGTACCTTAGGAAGCAGAACGCCAACCATGACTTTGTGAGGGCTTACACTGCAAAAGAGCTTTACAGAGCCACCAATGGCTTTTGTAAGTTGTTAGGCAGAGGTGGCTTTGGCGAGGTCTACCATGGGGTGTTAAAGTCGCTACACTCTCCTGACATAGCAGTGAAGAAGCTCATCAGCTCCAATGGTTACAGCGAGAGGGAGTTCGCGAATGAGGTACAGTCCATCGGCCAGATCCACCACAGGAACCTAGTCCGCATGGTTGGTTACTGCAAAGAGCAGGAGCAACGGATGTTGGTGTTCGAGTTCATGCCAGGTGGTTCCCTTCGGAGCTTCCTTTTCCAGCCTAAGCGACCAATGTGGAGTTGGCGTGCCAAGGCAGCACTCGGTATTGCCAAGGGCCTAGAGTACTTACACGAAGAATGCAATTATCCAATCATTCATTGTGACATCAAGCCTGACAATATATTGTTAGATGACAAGAAAAATCCGAAGATTACTGATTTTGGGATTGCAAAGCTTCTTAGTGACCAGCAGATGCACACCACGGTGACTAACATCAGGGGCACAAGGGGCTATATTGCCCCCGAGTGGTTCCAAAGTGATAGGCGCATTGACACCAAGGTTGATGTTTACAGCTTCGGCGTTGTGCTACTAGAGATGATATGCTGCCGGAAGTGCCAGGAGCCGGTGACCGGGCTGGATGGTGACGATTCAGTCACACTGTTTTGGTGTGCTGGTCAGTTGGTCTGTCATGGCAAGATTAAGGTTTTGTTGCATAATGATGACGACACCATTGAGGATTTGGTCAGAGTGGAGAGGTTCATGCGTGTTGCACTCTGGTGCATTGAGCAGAATCCTTCGCTCCGTCCGACAATGCACCAGGTGGTGCAGATGCTGGAGGGCGTGGTTGAGGTCGACACTCTACCTGCTCCTAAAAGCTCCAACTGTTCATCACCGTTGACCTCTTCGGTCGACGGGAGCACTCTGTTGCCAGGTGGTGCTAATCTTGAGATAGAGTGA